TCACCTACTATTCAGAGGCATCAATGAAAATGGAGGATCCTAAAAAGTGGAGAATGAatgtcattggcttcagtgggagtggaaGAGACCCAGAACCACTCAAAAGATGGTAAGCTCCTTGCGGAATTTGGGCATTAGTGTTCATGTACGGATGAATGAACCAGAGTGCTTTACGGAAACGTGAGTTTGGAAAAAAGCCcaattttcataaagaatgttTCTTACAGTATGAAGTTTTGTATAAAAGAAATGTGAATTAAATGTATGAAAGATGAATGCTCAAAAAGTAGCAGAGtaacaggaagagaaagaaagaaagaaagaaagaaagaaagaaagaaagaaagaaagaaagaaagaaagaaagaaagaagtatgaaGTAAGGTTAAAAAGGGGTAACCCTGTTCTCAAGGACTCAAATGGACTCAAATAAGAAACTATATCAGTTCATCTCTATTTTATTATATGCTAACATTTATACTTTCACATTCTATGCCTGTTTCTCTAAGCTACTAGTTTAAGAATAACTTTTCTTAGGGACTCATTGAcctccttgtttctcaggctgtagatgacaGGGTTGATCatgggagtcaggactgtgtagaAGACAGAGAATATTTTGTGTAGGACCTTGGGCGTGTTGGCTGTTGGAACTACATAGACAGTTAATACGGTCACATACAAAACTGCAAGCACAATGAGGTGAGAtgagcaggtggaaaatgccttttgcctCCCGATgctggaagggattctcaggatggtggttATGATACAAATGTAGGATGTCAGAGTCAGAAGAAAGGGTACAAATGTCCCTATTACAGAGATAATAAATGTCAACAGTTCCAGAGTCTGGGTGTTGACACAGGACAGCTTTATCATGGGtgaaaaatcacaaaagaaatggtcaatttcttTGGAATCACAGAACGTTaattggaaaaagaaaatatttactaTGGTGCAGAGCAGAAAGCTACTTATCCAGGACCCTGCCACAAGCTGCCAACAAACCCTGCCATTCATCAGAGCAGCATAACGGAGTGGATTGCATATCGCTAAATACCGGTCATAAGACATTGCCGTAAGCAGCAGATTTTCTGTATTTGACAGGATACCAAAGAAATATAATTGCACAATGCAGCCCTtaacagaaatggttctgtccccagtcaggagactggccagcaccCTGGGCAGGATGGCAGAGGTGTAGCAGATCTCcaggcaggacaagttccccagtaAAAAGTACATGGGgatgtgaaggtgctgatcagccacaactagcacAATGAAGAGGATGTTTCCGGCGACagtcacaatgtagatcactagaaacagcaggaagaaaAGGGGCTGCAGTTCAGGGACATTCCCAAATCCTAAAAGGATGAATTCCACGATGGACGTTTGGTTTCTTACTTCTGCTTTCTCCATAATATGTATCTAGAATCAGAAAACCATTAAATATTGATGGAGTACACACAGTCAGGCTGTGCTGTTGGTTATACTGGCAGAAACCTGGAGTAGGTAACCTCATACCACTGCATCTCTCCACGGGAAAAATGAAGTTGTCAAAAAACAGAGGAAGACTCCTATCCTTAAGAGGTTGAGCTTCCAATATAGGTGAAACAAGGGCATGGAACCCTATTGAATTATGGAAATGTCCCATTTAACTCCCTTAAGCTCTCTTGAACTGTAAATacttttaggctgggattttgaaaTGTCTTTATCGTATCAGTGTCACATCAACAAATCTAGATGATATAACAAAAAATCAATAGACTAGAAATGAAAGATATTTAGAGTTCTACCACTGGTAcgtctcccctgcagctgggaggtgtaattcccagcttgggtagacgtacatgcactagctttgatcaagctagcaaGATAAAATAAGCAGTGAGAACACGGCAGCACATGCAGCCATTTGGGATGGCCACCTGTGTACGTACCTAGGATCTCAGATGGGATTAGGCTCTGGCAGctagtctacactgctatttttagcacaataGCTCAATCAAAGATTGTGTGTGGTGGGTTTACCAGAACAGGGAATTACACTGCCCAAATGCAGTATAGACATTCCCCATAAGACAGATACTGAAACACTAATGAGGCTGTGGTTTGTATGAAGGTCTAGCCTGCTGTCCTCTATCCCAGCAGATTCAAATTAAAATTTGCACTATTTGATAAGATGCAGCTGGGAAACAGACAATGACACAAACAAACCCTAAACACAGACCACGGGCTGTttcctgatctcagttacaccaggatAAATTGCATCAGCTTCATGTGGATTTACGCAAGTGCAACTTAGATCAGAATCCAACACCAtataaagaaatgaaaattaGATAAAAATGAAATCTCATTACGAGTGAAATAAGAGAGTCATTTTTATCCAGAAGGGAGAATGTGCCTggagaaaaatgaaaaactggagaaaaaaaGGAAGATATATATAGACAGAATgagacaaatatatatatatatagagagagagagagagagagagaaattgtttCTTTCTCCAAATTTTATGAACAATAAAATACAGATATGTTTAAAGAGAAGTAGAAGATCCTTGCTGTTAAAGAAAAGGTATCAGAGCCAATAAGTCTGAAATCTCTTCTTTGCTTTTCCCCTACACCCTTCTTGATATATTCTGCCATCTGATCTCTTCACCCACTGACTTATGATGCACCCATATGAACTATGTCTACACCGGGAATGGCAATGGTACATTGACACTAGTGCAACATAAATGTATGACAGAAAAATGGAAatccagaaacacacacacacacagagaagacAGACAATTTTTACGAGCAATAAAACTCACatggtgaaaaataaaatgtacacaCAAGGAGTCAAtaaactagatacattcatggaggataggtccatcaatggctattagccaggatgggcagggacggtgtccctagcctctgtttgccagaaactgggaatgggtgacagggaatgggtcacttgatgattacatgttctgttcattacctctgaagcacctggcattggccactgttggaagatggacctttgctctgacccagtatggctgttcttatgtttttacatTCTAAATCTGAGAGCCATTCATTGCTCTTTCCTGAGCATGTTTTGCTCTAACTCTTCTACTTTTATTTACATTCCCCCTGGATTGAACAAGCAATCATATTCTTTCTGACACGCTAGATGCCTGAGCCagtatttttctttcctaaatcAGATTATTTCATTTTAACTGTGCTGCTTTACATTTCACACTGATAGTCTATTGCCAGCTGCCCCCTAACCATAACCCTTCCTTCAGATTTTCTGAGATAAGATTATAGTCTTTGCGCTACATTTTCCAATCTCTTCTACTCTTGATAATCTTCAATTATCTCAGTAAACTGAGCTTTGGGTTACTACCTGGATGTCTGCATCTTACAGTGCTCCTTGGTGTATTTTGTTGTTATTCCCTTTCATAGAAATTAATGTCTCTCCTGGTTGGTAATTTCTCGTTCTTATGAGGTGATGTAATCTTCCTTGATAGTTCTGCTAGTGGGAATTTGAAATGATTGCATAGAGGAAAGATAAGGTGTTCCCTCTAAGCTTCGTGGCGGTGGGAGtgccttaaaaagaaaaagcacGGTCTCTCATaggcttccccagcagccagtacactcactctctctctctctctctctctctctctctctctctctctctctctctctctcacacacacacacacacacacacacacacacacacacacacacacacacacacacactgtctctgtgtctctgacacacacacacatacattctgtctctctctctctcacacacacacacacacacacacacacacactgtctctctctctttctctctctcgcacacagtctctgtgtctctcacacatacacactctgtgtctctctcacacacacatacacactgtctcagtgtttcacacacacacacacacacacacacacacacacacacacacacacacacacacactgtctctttcACACTTACCTCCCAGCACATATTTGTGTTGTTGTTATGTTATTGCAGTTTTATGCAttacataattttatttctctctgacgcttaaatttaattctttgagtagttagtattaaaatgcctaacctgtcctggatgtagtaattatccctatggtaacttttcaAAAATATAGGTTATatctacatttttgtttttgtttttactggtGGCACACATCACCactatattggtgcacataacaaaattcactcTGCACATGgatagaaaaaaataaagggaacatTGATGTGAGGGAATATGCTGTACATGTGCGATGGGAAAGGTGGAGGTGGATTGTTCTATTGTAAAATGCGAATGTAGTCTGCAATAGTTTATTTTGAGTTGGCAGGGGAGACAGGGATCCTAGCCCATATCAGACGTGAGGAAAATATTTCTTGCCTTTTCCATGTAAGGGGCCTGACACAAAACCTCTTTTACTCAATGATTGAGAGTCTTTCCCTTAACTACAAAGGACTTTGGATCTGGCTCATGATTATAATATAAGATGCAAGATGTTGGAGCATGTGAGCCAGAGTGAGATAAAGAATGGTTTGGCCCCTATTTTATATCTACTAACAGGATGACAACTTATACAGTAGGGGGCTGGTCGGTGATGGGAAGTTGACTGGTGGGGAAGTATTGATCTGATGACGTGAACAAACCAGTCCAACAGATACCATTATCTCTTTGTATTGGTTGCAATATAATTATTGTAGCTTAGTGTTGCTGAATAGTCAAAAGACTAAATAACCAGTAATTATATGGTACAGGAAAaagggaatgggtgacaggggatggatcacttgataattacctcttccattcattccctctgacaggatactgggctaaacggacctttggtctgacacagtttggccattctcatgttctaAATCTGAGAGCCATTCATTGCTCTTTCTTAAGCTTGTTTTGCTATAACCCATTTTTGATGGCTTACCCCTGGGGTGCTACATGGAACTGTGgttccactgagccctctgacccaccagtctAGGCTCCCTctgacactgtgctgctgtggcaaTTTGCAGACCTACTCCTGGTCCTACACTTCCTCCAGCATTTACACAGCATttacacaggtagggacacacccagctgcatttgtatgcaggctctctgaccatccactgcatgaaccaacagtaGAGAAGCCACAAaatccccagcctaggaccccacaGCTGTACCACCCTGGCCTGGTCAAAACACTGATCAGTAGGAATTTGTTACCTGGtttgcctctccctcaatgtggagaggaatatgcacacTTGTGCTaaacaagctgagattttccccaagaTATTTCActtaaaggcacactggtttaTGTTAAACTACAAACAAGTTTAACTACAAAacacagattttaagtgactataagggatagcaaacagatcaaagcagattaccagcaaataaacaaaaacacaaactaagaaTAACACAGTGGTTAGATTGACTATGAATGAGCAGTTGCtaaccctgactgatgataccaGCGGTCTTGCAGATTCTCAAGGCACAGGCTGTATTTGCTTTGCAGTTAGGATTTCTCAGGTCTCTATACACAGGctaaaatccctttagcctggttcaagcacttcccccagttcagtgtttGTTCCTTAGGTCTTTCCAGGAGTCCTCTTGTGTGAGGAGTGAAGAAGAACCGTTGATATCACTCCCTGCCTTTTATAGCCTTAGCAtagggcgggaaccctttgtttcaaaacttggtgcCTGGACCAATGCATGGAAAAGTAcagacatcccaagatggagtccagagtcatgtggtctggtcataGCAACCATTACTTACAGACTCTCTGGAGTGCTCTCAGGAAGGCTCATCAGGTGGAGGATAAgtttctcctaaggcctattgttttccctaatggctcattaccctgaataggcccttcccaaccaaATAtgtagactgaaagcatcttgcctAGTGGAAGTTACcaaggtgtaactacatttgaaatacagatacatagtccatattcataacttcagatacaaaaatgatacatgcatagaaataggataatcatattcagcaaatcacaacttttccaatgacaccttacatgacccgTCTTGCACAAAACACATCATAATAATGCTATAATCATAACATAATAATATCATTATGAAGAATATAGTGTGCAGTGTCACCCCattaaactttatttactttccccCTGGATTGAACATGCAGTTATACTGTTTCTGACACGGTGGATGCCTGAGTAGGCATTTCTTTTTTCTAAatcaaattatttcatttttactgTGTTGATTTACCTTTCATACTGATGATCTATtgcaccctaaccctaaccctttctTCAAATTTCCTGAGATAAGTTTACAGTTTTTGCACTACATTATCCACTTGTCTACTATTGATAGTCTTACATTATCTCAGTAACCTGAGCTTTGGGTTCCTATCTGAATGTCAAGGTCCTACAGCGCTTCTTGTTGTATTTTGTTGATATTTCCTTTCACAGAAATTATGGTCTCTCCTGGTCAGTAATTTCTCCTTCATATGAGGTGATGTAATCTCCCTTGATATTTCTGCTGGTGGGAATTTGAAATTATTGCACAGAGGaaagttaatatttatttttagaaaggaaaaacaaaggtaCAAGGAAGTCTTATTACTAAATTCAAAGGGGAAGTTATGGAAAACAACTGATTCCAAAGGGAAAATAACAGAGACAGCAGAACTGTTGACCCAAAAgacaaagcaataaaaaaaaagggaatgTCTCATTTCAAAGAAAATTAATGCAGACAGAACTTCTGATCTCAGTGGAAATCTCTGTTCACCTGATATATTCGATGAGTAGATCTGCTAGAATAATAGCAAAAAAGGAACCAATGTCAATTTTATTtcatagtaaaaataaaattaaatgctcCCAAGTTAAAAAATTCTTGGCTAAAGCTCCCGGGTCAGTCTGATCTCTGGACCTGGAATTCCAAATGCAGGCCTAGTAGACCCCAAAGCTGCCACATGAAAAAAGTTCAAATCTCCCTGTTGACattggctgtgatttttttagaaatctaagggagttaggcacccacctGCCTTTGAATCTCAAAGGGAGTTGGGCAGCTAACCTTTCtatgctcctttgaaaatctccacttAGCTGCTTGATGACATAATTATCACCCATCCTTCTGGTCTTTGCTGAAAGAGCGAGGGGCTCCCTCTCCCACAGTGTGAGGGAATATTCTGTGTATGTGGGATGGGAAAGGTGGAGGTGGATTGCTGTATTGTAAAACATGAATGTAATCTGTGAGTGTTTATTTTGAGAGTGGGCAGGGGAGACAAGGATCCTAGCCCATATCAAATGTGTAGAAAATATCTGTTGCCTCTGCCCCATATGCGTCCTTACACAAAACCCCTTGTAGTCAATGACagaggacatgtctacactggcactttgcagcgctgcaactttctcgctcagggtgtgaaaaaacactcccctgagcACAGAAAGTTTCAGCGTTGTAACGTGGCAGTGTAGAGAGTGCACaagtgctgggagccaggctccCAGTGCTGTTAActattcccctcatggaggtgggttttttacaggGCTGAGATagttctctcccagcactggtgccgcgACTACATGGCCACGTTAAAGTGTTGCCATGGCAGCACTGCCACGGCcacgctttaacgttgccagtgtaaaCATGCCCTGAGAGTCTTTTCCTTAACTACAAAGACTTTGGCTCTGGCTCATCATCATTATAAGATGCAAGATACTGTAGCATATGAGCCATAGTGAGATAAAGAATGGTTTGGCCCCTATTTTGTATCTACTTATAGGGTGACAACTAATACAATAGGGGGTGGGTGGTGATGGGAAGTCACTCCTGGGGAAGTATTGATCTGATGACATCCACAAACCAGTCCAACAGGTACCATTCTCTCTTTAATTATATTGCAACCAATACAATGTTACTTAGTATTGATGAATTGTATAGTAAATCGCTTTACCCACTTTGATTCATTATCAAATATATTCAAAATACCAAATTACCAATGTCAGTCAAGTTTATTGCTTTAAACCAGTAATAATACAGTACAGGAAAAAGGTTCAGTATGATACCAATCTCCAGGAAGTGATCTCATACAGTCATGTTATATTCACCTTACGCAGAAGGTGTGCTCCCAAAGTTATACTCCTAAAGCCATTGTTTTATACCTCCCCTGTTTAAAAGTAAAAGATGCGTACATCACTTGAAACTAGTCAGCTTTctaccttgtttttctggtaATATGATGTACCCCTTATCTTCTAGGTCTGAACTGATGTATTTCAAGTACCAAAGAGCATAAAAGCACCTGCTAGGCCTGTAATAGGGCAGAACAAACATGAGTCTTGTCCTCTCAAAGTCATTCCAGTATAGGGCTATGAAAATCACTCCCTAGCTGTCActatggtcagggccggctctaggatttttgccgcccaaggcaaaaacaattttggccgcccccccgttttttaattacccccacccccggcccgcctcaactccgccccttccccaaatccccagccctgcctcctccccccaggctctcaagcctgggagggagggtgagtagcggcgcgtgagcggcagcagcagcggaggtgagctagggcggccggggcacatttttaggggcggcattctggccgctaaaaatgtgccgccccaagcaccagcttgtttagctggtgcctagagccggccctgactatggTAAAATTATCATCTATCCTGATCTGGACAACAGTCCAATCTACTTCAGACAAAGCTGATTTCAGATAATGCAAGGCGTTATAGGATACTTAGCATAAGAGAATAGAGGTATAGCCAATTTAGGCTATGTAATGGATACACTATTTGTGCTTAATATTATTTATGCTTAATGTCCACTAACATATAGATGGTTTGGATAATACAGATTATTACCTAAATCATCTAAGTGCCAATTGGGGTTGTATTCATAAATCTCATAGGGCCTGATCTTTATAAATATATAGGTGCCTGAAGATTAGAAC
This DNA window, taken from Emys orbicularis isolate rEmyOrb1 chromosome 12, rEmyOrb1.hap1, whole genome shotgun sequence, encodes the following:
- the LOC135886034 gene encoding olfactory receptor 5V1-like — translated: MEKAEVRNQTSIVEFILLGFGNVPELQPLFFLLFLVIYIVTVAGNILFIVLVVADQHLHIPMYFLLGNLSCLEICYTSAILPRVLASLLTGDRTISVKGCIVQLYFFGILSNTENLLLTAMSYDRYLAICNPLRYAALMNGRVCWQLVAGSWISSFLLCTIVNIFFFQLTFCDSKEIDHFFCDFSPMIKLSCVNTQTLELLTFIISVIGTFVPFLLTLTSYICIITTILRIPSSIGRQKAFSTCSSHLIVLAVLYVTVLTVYVVPTANTPKVLHKIFSVFYTVLTPMINPVIYSLRNKEVNESLRKVILKLVA